A region from the SAR86 cluster bacterium genome encodes:
- a CDS encoding tetratricopeptide repeat protein → MNRIIENNSFRAILSNFINRYKKILFTSIIVLCLIIIFILFNYFYNKTQNEDAAKIYSQWTKQIQESETNALVLYEDLTSTYIKTGYAHLALLNYASLEAKKGNNQNALDEFLLLVEATNGFSGNNLLNKLARINSARLFLEQGDLDDALKMIKKYIDSPSNALIHELAGDIFFKKKEFNNAKHQYIIAKEEYSNETSKLIIDMKIANLEI, encoded by the coding sequence ATGAATAGAATAATTGAAAATAACAGCTTTAGGGCGATCTTATCTAATTTCATTAATAGGTATAAAAAAATACTTTTCACTTCTATTATTGTTCTTTGCTTAATTATTATTTTTATTTTGTTTAATTATTTTTATAACAAAACTCAAAATGAAGATGCAGCAAAAATATATTCACAGTGGACTAAACAAATTCAAGAATCAGAAACTAATGCTTTAGTTTTATATGAAGATCTTACAAGCACATATATAAAGACTGGTTATGCTCATTTAGCATTATTAAATTATGCTTCACTTGAGGCAAAAAAAGGCAACAACCAAAATGCTTTAGATGAATTTTTATTGCTTGTAGAGGCCACAAATGGATTTAGTGGCAACAATCTGCTTAATAAACTAGCCAGAATTAACTCAGCAAGACTTTTTCTTGAGCAAGGAGATCTTGATGATGCATTGAAAATGATCAAAAAATATATTGACTCTCCTTCGAATGCTTTAATTCATGAACTAGCTGGCGACATTTTTTTTAAAAAAAAGGAATTCAATAATGCAAAGCACCAATACATAATTGCTAAAGAAGAATACTCAAACGAAACATCAAAATTAATAATTGATATGAAAATTGCTAATTTGGAGATTTAA
- the bamB gene encoding outer membrane protein assembly factor BamB, whose product MIFLNNKYIINLSIILIFISSCSSLSNLKFWESEEVEDDEPRKLQNYNEVFKIENSWKISFDGENTLGNFKPSFSGKNIYFADTEGNVKSIDISTGIVNWSIKLDKLASGISSGFGVLIVSNTTGEVICLDQEKGSILWSRDVKGEVLSNAAIDAKIIVIKTSSGELLGLSKESGTTKWSYRSKLPTLTIRGSSSPIIEENKVYATFDSGRLGVFELDSGFLLWDSAISYVSGNSELENIIDSDSKPVIDGNFIYATNYQGSLSIFDNAQRRQVWNSPISSFYEPVVLKGIIAVIEDDSDIKTFASKTLNESWSSNEYKNRELSNAISHKGQIIIGDLDGFIHIINPVNGQTIGRKKISRKPIMTLYSRSNQFYAVDNNFNLFSLSI is encoded by the coding sequence ATGATTTTTTTAAACAATAAATACATTATTAATTTATCGATTATATTAATATTTATATCATCTTGTTCATCATTATCTAATTTAAAGTTTTGGGAATCTGAAGAGGTTGAAGATGACGAGCCAAGGAAATTACAAAACTATAATGAAGTTTTTAAAATTGAAAATTCATGGAAAATTAGTTTTGATGGTGAAAATACTCTTGGCAACTTTAAACCATCTTTCTCGGGTAAAAATATTTATTTTGCTGATACAGAGGGAAATGTAAAGTCGATAGACATTTCAACTGGAATTGTTAATTGGAGCATTAAATTAGATAAACTTGCTTCGGGCATCTCATCTGGATTTGGTGTCTTAATAGTATCAAATACCACAGGTGAAGTAATATGTTTAGATCAGGAAAAAGGGTCGATACTTTGGTCTAGAGACGTAAAGGGAGAAGTGCTTTCAAATGCTGCAATTGATGCGAAAATAATTGTTATAAAAACTAGTTCAGGTGAGTTATTAGGTCTCAGTAAAGAATCAGGAACTACAAAGTGGTCATATAGATCTAAATTACCTACATTGACTATAAGGGGTAGTAGCAGTCCTATTATTGAAGAAAACAAAGTTTACGCAACATTTGATAGCGGTCGTCTCGGAGTATTTGAATTAGATTCTGGATTTCTTCTATGGGATTCTGCAATATCTTATGTTAGTGGAAACTCTGAATTAGAAAATATCATTGATTCTGATTCAAAACCTGTAATAGACGGTAATTTTATATATGCAACTAATTATCAGGGTAGTTTAAGTATTTTTGATAACGCACAAAGAAGACAGGTTTGGAATTCACCCATTTCATCTTTTTATGAACCTGTTGTATTAAAAGGAATAATTGCGGTAATAGAGGACGATTCTGATATAAAAACTTTTGCATCAAAAACATTAAATGAATCGTGGTCTTCAAATGAATATAAAAATAGAGAACTCTCAAATGCTATATCTCATAAAGGACAAATAATAATTGGAGATTTAGATGGATTTATTCACATAATTAACCCAGTGAATGGCCAGACAATTGGAAGAAAAAAAATATCACGAAAACCAATAATGACCTTATATAGCAGGAGTAATCAATTTTATGCAGTTGATAATAACTTCAATTTATTTTCATTAAGCATTTAA
- the der gene encoding ribosome biogenesis GTPase Der, whose protein sequence is MFTSVSILGKPNVGKSTLFNKLTRSRKAIVSDFSGLTKDRNYGYINFQENYCLLIDTGGIQKEAESNNKDISEQAWIAAEESNLVIFLLDGSQDLSSEDLDILRKIRKLDKPFITVLNKLDKKSKNNLKNDLNEKGIDDFFEISAEHSKNLPLLKSFIQKFLPLKAKPVEDGKKIAVLGRPNSGKSTFINKFIKEDRLIVSEIAGTTIDSISIPFIAGGKEFIFIDTAGIRKKYKKSGKIEYFSFIRAMHSASESDVVLFICDANEGLVDQDLKIINMVSEIGKPIVIAFNKIDLLSKNKIKELLDSREVKSKLVENYLCLTMSGKNKIGFKKLFYSINRVLMKSQKKYSTSLLNKLLEKFIHLSAPPSVSGRQLKLKHAHFAGINPTTIIISSNQDKKIPQNYKKYIKNSYKSSLNLESVQLNVIFRKSDNPFKNKSNELTKRQIKKRTRLKKFTNKNKK, encoded by the coding sequence ATGTTTACTTCTGTTTCAATATTAGGCAAACCGAATGTAGGTAAGTCAACATTATTTAATAAACTCACCAGATCTCGCAAAGCTATTGTTTCTGATTTTTCAGGTTTAACAAAAGACAGAAATTACGGTTATATCAATTTTCAAGAAAATTATTGCTTGTTAATTGATACAGGCGGAATTCAAAAAGAAGCTGAATCTAACAACAAAGATATTTCAGAACAGGCATGGATTGCTGCAGAAGAATCAAATCTAGTAATCTTTTTATTAGATGGATCTCAAGATCTTTCTAGTGAGGATTTAGATATTTTAAGAAAAATCAGAAAATTAGATAAACCATTTATAACTGTCTTAAATAAACTAGATAAAAAAAGCAAAAATAATCTAAAAAATGATTTGAATGAAAAAGGTATCGATGATTTTTTTGAAATAAGTGCAGAACATTCAAAAAACTTACCACTATTAAAATCTTTTATACAAAAATTTCTTCCTTTAAAGGCTAAACCTGTTGAAGATGGAAAAAAAATAGCGGTGTTAGGAAGGCCAAACTCAGGAAAATCGACGTTTATTAATAAATTCATCAAAGAGGATAGATTAATAGTTTCAGAAATTGCAGGAACAACAATAGACTCTATAAGTATTCCATTTATTGCAGGTGGTAAAGAATTTATATTTATAGATACAGCAGGTATTAGAAAAAAATATAAAAAGAGTGGAAAAATTGAATATTTCTCATTTATAAGAGCAATGCATTCTGCAAGTGAATCTGACGTTGTTCTATTTATTTGCGATGCAAATGAGGGTCTTGTTGATCAGGACTTAAAAATAATTAATATGGTTTCAGAAATTGGGAAACCTATAGTAATAGCATTCAACAAAATTGATTTACTTTCAAAAAATAAAATAAAAGAGCTTTTAGATTCAAGAGAAGTTAAATCAAAATTAGTTGAAAATTATTTATGCCTCACAATGTCAGGAAAAAATAAAATAGGTTTTAAAAAACTCTTTTATTCAATAAATAGAGTGCTTATGAAGTCTCAAAAAAAATATTCAACATCTTTATTAAATAAGCTTTTAGAAAAGTTTATACATCTTAGTGCGCCACCATCTGTGAGTGGAAGACAATTAAAATTAAAACATGCTCATTTTGCAGGAATCAATCCTACAACAATTATTATAAGTTCAAATCAAGACAAAAAAATTCCACAAAACTATAAGAAATATATTAAAAATTCGTATAAAAGTTCACTTAATTTAGAAAGCGTTCAACTTAACGTAATTTTTAGAAAATCTGATAATCCATTTAAGAATAAATCAAATGAGCTTACAAAAAGACAAATTAAAAAAAGAACAAGATTAAAAAAATTTACTAATAAGAATAAAAAATAA
- the sdhC gene encoding succinate dehydrogenase, cytochrome b556 subunit, whose amino-acid sequence MSQRPVYIDLRKINLPMSAVSSITHRLSGMYVFFVTLPLSLYLLNETTYSKSGFDFVLKTFDNFTFFSFFILLSFLIFWYHILTGVRHLIMDFFHIGETLNGSYYSSITVFLIWFLSSAALILSIYL is encoded by the coding sequence ATGAGCCAAAGACCAGTTTATATTGATTTAAGAAAGATTAACTTACCTATGTCGGCAGTATCATCTATCACGCATAGATTATCGGGTATGTATGTATTCTTTGTCACTTTGCCTTTGAGTTTATATTTACTTAACGAAACAACATACAGTAAAAGTGGTTTTGATTTTGTATTAAAAACATTTGATAATTTTACGTTTTTTTCTTTCTTCATCTTATTAAGTTTTTTAATATTTTGGTATCATATTTTAACAGGTGTAAGACATCTCATTATGGATTTCTTTCACATTGGTGAAACTTTAAATGGCTCATATTATTCTTCAATTACAGTATTTTTAATTTGGTTTTTATCTTCTGCAGCACTAATTTTAAGTATTTATTTATGA
- the sdhD gene encoding succinate dehydrogenase, hydrophobic membrane anchor protein — translation MKGSLIWKIQRYSSLITLSYVIYLSYFFISSSDITFFSWTTFILSYQMRGLTTLVALILLVHAAIGLWTVGTDYLTTRTLGFLNNTLSNNATNIRYSYFFTIALLLIFYLLGTLYIVWK, via the coding sequence ATGAAAGGCTCATTAATCTGGAAAATTCAAAGATATAGTTCATTGATTACATTGTCTTATGTTATTTATTTGTCTTATTTTTTTATTTCTAGTAGCGATATTACTTTTTTTAGTTGGACGACCTTCATTCTGTCTTATCAAATGAGAGGGTTAACTACATTAGTCGCATTAATTTTGTTAGTTCATGCAGCAATAGGTCTTTGGACAGTGGGAACTGATTACCTTACAACACGAACACTGGGTTTTTTAAATAATACGTTGTCTAATAATGCTACTAATATAAGATATTCTTATTTTTTTACTATTGCATTGCTTTTAATATTTTATTTATTGGGAACTTTATATATTGTTTGGAAATAA